One segment of Streptosporangium brasiliense DNA contains the following:
- a CDS encoding DUF695 domain-containing protein, translating into MRLFGRKSEFTSDPADGIGEFWTWWAEARPELDAMVAAGEADRLAEWIGPAVQVVHPSLVWEIAPGLGSEQALVVTSAGDPELRPTAHRWAAAAPAADALWEFHPSRQANPHAMDLTLDVGGYEFALDKLVLGLRAPLGAPRVDVVAHHPIFDILDDDTRTEAALLALDWLLGEDDVARWVGDISAAGFPPIDAVPAVHLPSVVSDLASGFQDEQWALLEGETATGARLIATARYPLRPVDYPLFDQHIAITLPYLHRDADGLPAGRSLEALRDFEERLAGRISRLHGSAVFAAHMSAEGQRVLHVYADPVGEAAIHAKELIVSWEEGRPRVDVVGDPGWTAVSPFLT; encoded by the coding sequence ATGCGACTGTTCGGGCGCAAGAGCGAATTCACCTCCGATCCGGCCGACGGCATCGGCGAGTTCTGGACGTGGTGGGCCGAGGCGAGGCCGGAGCTCGACGCGATGGTCGCCGCGGGCGAGGCCGACCGGCTGGCCGAGTGGATCGGGCCGGCCGTCCAGGTCGTCCACCCCTCCCTGGTGTGGGAGATCGCCCCCGGGCTCGGCTCCGAGCAGGCGCTCGTGGTCACCTCCGCCGGGGATCCGGAACTGCGCCCCACCGCGCACCGCTGGGCCGCGGCCGCGCCCGCCGCCGACGCCCTGTGGGAGTTCCACCCGTCCCGGCAGGCCAACCCGCACGCCATGGACCTCACGCTCGACGTGGGCGGCTACGAGTTCGCGCTGGACAAGCTCGTGCTCGGCCTGCGGGCCCCCCTGGGCGCCCCCCGCGTCGACGTGGTCGCCCACCACCCGATCTTCGACATCCTCGACGACGACACCAGGACCGAGGCCGCCCTGCTCGCCCTCGACTGGCTGCTCGGCGAGGACGACGTGGCCCGCTGGGTCGGCGACATCTCCGCCGCCGGTTTCCCGCCGATCGACGCGGTGCCCGCCGTGCACCTGCCCAGCGTGGTCTCCGACCTGGCCTCCGGCTTCCAGGACGAGCAGTGGGCGCTCCTGGAGGGGGAGACCGCCACCGGGGCCCGCCTGATCGCCACCGCCCGCTATCCGCTCCGCCCTGTCGACTATCCCCTGTTCGACCAGCACATCGCGATCACCCTGCCCTACCTGCACCGCGATGCCGACGGGCTGCCCGCCGGACGGTCCCTGGAGGCCCTGCGCGACTTCGAGGAGCGCCTCGCCGGCCGGATCAGCAGGCTGCACGGCAGCGCCGTGTTCGCCGCGCACATGAGCGCCGAGGGCCAGCGGGTGCTGCACGTATACGCCGACCCCGTGGGCGAGGCGGCCATCCACGCCAAGGAGCTGATCGTGAGCTGGGAGGAGGGCCGGCCCCGGGTCGACGTGGTCGGCGACCCCGGCTGGACCGCGGTCTCGCCCTTCCTGACCTGA
- the mnmA gene encoding tRNA 2-thiouridine(34) synthase MnmA, with translation MRLRVLAAMSGGVDSAVAAARIAEAGHDVTGVHLALSANPQSYRTGARGCCTIEDSRDARRAADVIGIPFYIWDMAERFHRDVVEDFVSEYAAGRTPNPCLRCNEKIKFEAVLDRALALGFDAVATGHHARIVDGVLSRSPDEGKDQSYVLGVLTREQLKHAIFPLGDSTKAQVREEAARRGLMVADKPDSHDICFIADGDTRGFLADRLGAAQGPIVDESGSVVGRHEGAYGFTVGQRKGLHIDRPAADGRPRYVLSIEPVSNTVTVGPRSALEVTEIVATRPVWNGPVAEPREPLACTVQLRAHGEVYGCRAQVSGAEVHITLEAPATGVAAGQAAVLYLGDTVIGSATIASAI, from the coding sequence ATGAGACTTCGTGTGCTTGCCGCCATGTCCGGCGGCGTCGACTCCGCCGTGGCGGCCGCCCGCATCGCCGAGGCAGGCCATGACGTCACCGGCGTGCACCTGGCGCTCTCGGCCAACCCGCAGTCGTATCGGACCGGCGCCCGGGGGTGCTGCACGATCGAGGACTCGCGAGACGCCCGCAGGGCCGCCGACGTGATCGGCATCCCCTTCTACATCTGGGACATGGCCGAGCGCTTCCACCGCGACGTGGTCGAGGACTTCGTCAGCGAATACGCCGCCGGCCGTACGCCCAACCCCTGCCTGCGCTGCAACGAGAAGATCAAGTTCGAGGCGGTCCTCGACCGGGCCCTCGCGCTGGGCTTCGACGCGGTGGCCACCGGCCACCACGCGCGGATCGTCGACGGCGTGCTGAGCCGCAGCCCCGACGAGGGCAAGGACCAGTCCTACGTGCTCGGCGTGCTCACCAGGGAGCAGCTCAAGCACGCGATCTTCCCGCTGGGCGACTCGACCAAGGCGCAGGTCCGCGAGGAGGCCGCGCGGCGCGGCCTCATGGTGGCCGACAAGCCCGACAGCCACGACATCTGCTTCATCGCCGACGGCGACACCCGGGGCTTCCTCGCCGACCGCCTCGGCGCGGCGCAGGGCCCGATCGTCGACGAGTCCGGCTCGGTCGTCGGCAGGCACGAGGGCGCCTACGGCTTCACCGTCGGCCAGCGCAAGGGTCTGCACATCGACCGCCCGGCCGCCGACGGCCGCCCCCGTTACGTGCTGTCGATCGAGCCGGTCTCCAACACCGTCACGGTCGGTCCCCGCTCGGCCCTGGAGGTCACGGAGATCGTGGCCACCCGGCCGGTCTGGAACGGCCCGGTGGCCGAGCCGCGCGAGCCGCTGGCCTGCACGGTCCAGCTCCGCGCCCACGGAGAGGTGTACGGCTGCCGCGCCCAGGTCTCCGGTGCGGAGGTCCACATCACGCTGGAGGCGCCCGCCACCGGTGTCGCCGCCGGTCAGGCGGCGGTCCTCTACCTGGGAGACACCGTGATCGGGTCGGCCACGATCGCCTCCGCGATCTGA
- a CDS encoding YbaB/EbfC family nucleoid-associated protein has product MTDEFRAVMDGLVEDYNRQAGQLREMYGKLRELTATARSEDRMVTVTVGARGQVRDIQFDPRVYRKLSPSELAQSVMDQIGAATAEVAERTRELMAPFVPEGLPYEEIFGEGADFASFLPQPMEPLPEERG; this is encoded by the coding sequence ATGACGGACGAGTTCCGGGCCGTGATGGATGGGCTCGTCGAGGACTACAACCGGCAGGCCGGGCAGCTGCGCGAGATGTACGGCAAGCTCAGAGAGCTGACCGCGACCGCGCGGTCGGAGGACCGGATGGTGACCGTGACCGTGGGAGCGCGCGGCCAGGTGCGGGACATCCAGTTCGATCCCCGGGTCTATCGCAAGCTGTCACCGTCGGAGCTGGCGCAGTCGGTCATGGATCAGATCGGGGCGGCGACGGCCGAGGTGGCCGAGCGGACCCGTGAGCTGATGGCTCCCTTCGTGCCGGAGGGCCTGCCCTACGAGGAGATCTTCGGGGAGGGGGCGGACTTCGCGTCCTTCCTGCCCCAGCCCATGGAGCCGCTGCCGGAGGAACGCGGGTGA
- a CDS encoding WXG100-like domain-containing protein, with protein MGFDGFLVPDWVKPWVGWVVGTDWPEGDESGCFRLADACAATARSVAEGGPHGGPGTMRAARPDSDWDGTALRAFADHVRQVSGGKQAELVDRLVAAALEFNRVGVNVEYTKRMIEVSVWLLIFQIVWLLAAAAGPWGGVSLALIGARAQLARMTVRQIAIRLMINIGLFGGLMAGMDLGVQASQSRRDEIDWRQVLASGGTGALAGAFLTGMSGGLSRLATGGLQAGLSRAEMSALEKLLVASGRSMWGLMGQSGLANGAATAVSLGLSGHFDWEMVLKGTTAGVVGGADAHWTGASPSWHGKDGGTGGEGPRGGPEPQRGGSDVPPGPDGPAGGRPMGTEVDPTALPGGAHDSAGQARETVGPGREPVGESVTELAHAVPAGTARPEVGRPEGGRPEGGPPRADGPSPHPAGLPHQAPTRPGGETGPGQAAPGATGGRSGAAPADGAPGPARSTIDRLINWGDYLADEPAARPQDAPAPHRGEAAGRSEGEGPEDGGAAGRSEGEGPEGEGPEGEGSDTRDAVMSDTGDGGQNHAAEQPSLSPEQLRELADVQAEGQQILSDRFGDSAPTVDYTSVPIHPDVAREYNRVLSELADRFPAVMSEVGTVSTGDPMNRFTQPVGGYSVLSGPDKGIYLNPRYLHDPGQVADLYGARMRAGWLSLGYEDLGAVLHHEFGHHLVSHMPYSVERALMQAVREVIGARVGLDTPFLPHTAEKVEGALSRYGASDPHEMIAEAFAEYMGAGTPRLLALAIGQILESYHMGGR; from the coding sequence ATGGGATTCGACGGTTTCCTGGTGCCGGACTGGGTGAAGCCGTGGGTGGGCTGGGTCGTGGGGACGGACTGGCCGGAGGGCGACGAGTCGGGATGCTTCCGGTTGGCGGACGCGTGCGCGGCGACGGCGCGGAGTGTGGCTGAAGGGGGACCGCACGGTGGCCCCGGCACGATGCGGGCGGCCCGGCCGGACTCCGACTGGGACGGGACGGCGCTGCGGGCGTTCGCCGACCACGTGCGCCAGGTGTCGGGCGGCAAGCAGGCCGAACTGGTGGACCGGCTGGTGGCGGCGGCGCTGGAGTTCAACCGGGTGGGCGTGAACGTCGAGTACACCAAGCGGATGATCGAGGTTTCGGTCTGGCTGCTGATCTTCCAGATCGTCTGGTTGCTGGCGGCGGCGGCCGGGCCGTGGGGCGGGGTGTCGCTGGCGTTGATCGGAGCCAGGGCGCAGCTGGCCCGGATGACGGTCCGGCAGATCGCCATACGGCTGATGATCAACATCGGGCTGTTCGGCGGTCTGATGGCCGGGATGGATCTGGGAGTGCAGGCGTCCCAGTCGCGACGTGACGAGATCGACTGGCGCCAGGTCCTGGCGTCCGGTGGGACGGGCGCGCTGGCGGGAGCTTTTCTGACAGGCATGTCGGGCGGCCTGTCGCGGCTGGCTACCGGAGGTCTGCAGGCCGGACTGTCCCGGGCGGAGATGTCGGCGCTGGAGAAGCTGCTGGTGGCATCGGGCCGATCGATGTGGGGACTGATGGGGCAGTCGGGGCTGGCCAACGGCGCCGCCACGGCGGTCAGCCTTGGGTTGAGCGGCCACTTCGACTGGGAGATGGTGCTCAAGGGGACCACGGCGGGCGTGGTCGGAGGCGCGGACGCGCACTGGACGGGCGCGAGCCCGTCATGGCACGGCAAGGACGGCGGGACGGGCGGGGAGGGCCCTCGGGGCGGACCGGAGCCGCAGCGCGGCGGCTCCGACGTCCCTCCGGGACCGGACGGCCCCGCCGGCGGCCGTCCGATGGGCACGGAGGTCGACCCGACGGCGCTCCCCGGTGGCGCTCACGACTCGGCGGGACAGGCCCGTGAAACGGTGGGTCCAGGCAGGGAGCCGGTCGGCGAGTCGGTCACCGAACTGGCGCACGCCGTGCCCGCCGGTACGGCACGGCCAGAAGTCGGGCGGCCGGAAGGTGGGCGGCCGGAAGGCGGTCCGCCCCGCGCTGACGGTCCGTCCCCGCACCCCGCCGGCCTGCCGCATCAGGCCCCTACCCGTCCCGGTGGGGAGACGGGCCCGGGGCAGGCCGCGCCGGGGGCCACCGGTGGGCGGTCCGGCGCGGCACCCGCCGACGGCGCTCCGGGCCCGGCGCGCTCCACCATCGACAGGTTGATCAACTGGGGTGACTACCTGGCCGACGAGCCCGCCGCGAGACCGCAGGACGCACCGGCGCCGCACCGCGGTGAGGCGGCCGGGCGGTCCGAGGGTGAGGGTCCGGAGGATGGTGGGGCGGCCGGGCGGTCCGAGGGTGAGGGGCCGGAGGGGGAAGGGCCGGAGGGGGAGGGCTCTGACACGCGAGACGCGGTCATGAGCGATACCGGCGACGGCGGCCAGAATCATGCGGCGGAGCAGCCGAGCCTCTCGCCGGAGCAACTGCGGGAACTGGCCGATGTCCAGGCCGAGGGACAGCAGATCCTCTCGGACCGGTTCGGTGACTCCGCTCCCACGGTGGACTACACGTCCGTGCCGATACATCCTGACGTCGCGCGGGAGTACAACCGGGTGCTGAGCGAGCTCGCGGACAGGTTCCCGGCGGTGATGAGCGAGGTGGGCACGGTCAGCACGGGCGATCCGATGAACAGGTTCACCCAGCCTGTGGGGGGTTACTCCGTGCTGAGCGGCCCCGACAAGGGGATCTATCTCAACCCCCGCTATCTGCACGACCCCGGGCAGGTCGCTGACCTGTACGGGGCCCGGATGCGGGCGGGCTGGCTGTCGCTCGGTTACGAGGACCTCGGCGCGGTCCTCCACCACGAGTTCGGCCACCACCTGGTCTCACACATGCCCTACAGCGTGGAGCGGGCGCTGATGCAGGCGGTCAGGGAGGTGATCGGCGCGCGGGTCGGCCTCGACACGCCGTTCCTCCCGCATACCGCCGAGAAGGTGGAGGGGGCGTTGTCGCGTTACGGTGCCAGCGACCCGCACGAGATGATCGCCGAGGCGTTCGCCGAATACATGGGGGCGGGCACGCCACGCCTGCTCGCCCTCGCCATCGGCCAGATCCTGGAGTCCTACCACATGGGCGGGCGGTGA
- a CDS encoding MBL fold metallo-hydrolase, whose translation MKLTKYGHACVRLEKGDSILVIDPGSFSEESALEGAHTVLITHEHFDHVEADRLRRAAEANPALEIWTNEGVAATLTDVPAKIQVVRHGDTFDTAGFAVRVVGEWHAPNHPDMPTVRNVGFLVEEEVFYPGDAFTPPGVEVPTLMVPTNAPWMKAAEMVEYLRQIRPARAFSTHDGLLNDTGLGLIDSWLGLEADRQKAEIRRLKPGESVTLP comes from the coding sequence ATGAAGCTCACGAAGTATGGACACGCGTGCGTCCGCCTGGAGAAGGGCGACTCGATCCTGGTGATCGACCCGGGATCCTTCAGCGAGGAGTCCGCGCTGGAGGGGGCGCACACCGTTCTCATCACCCACGAGCACTTCGACCACGTGGAGGCCGACCGGCTGCGCCGGGCCGCCGAGGCCAACCCGGCGTTGGAGATCTGGACCAACGAGGGCGTGGCCGCCACGCTCACCGACGTCCCGGCGAAGATCCAGGTCGTACGGCACGGCGACACCTTCGACACGGCGGGCTTCGCGGTGCGGGTCGTCGGCGAGTGGCACGCCCCCAACCATCCGGACATGCCCACCGTGCGCAATGTCGGGTTCCTGGTGGAGGAGGAGGTCTTCTACCCGGGTGACGCCTTCACCCCGCCCGGGGTCGAGGTCCCCACCCTCATGGTGCCGACCAACGCGCCGTGGATGAAGGCGGCGGAGATGGTGGAATACCTGCGCCAGATCCGCCCGGCCAGGGCCTTCTCCACCCACGACGGGCTGCTCAACGACACCGGTCTCGGCCTGATCGACTCGTGGCTGGGCCTGGAGGCGGACCGGCAGAAGGCCGAGATCCGCCGCCTGAAGCCGGGTGAGTCGGTCACGCTGCCCTAG
- a CDS encoding transglycosylase SLT domain-containing protein — MTDRDGDRQPLTDRDGDRQPLTPVVPGSSELLDIAMKVNGNRESIKAIATRWRATAGKVSEHTITLIRTVNGVDRAWQGASAEAFDNHMRKYGKAGDAMHLALADCAGALDTAADALGTAETEVNGIVNKLVTDWNTYCTNNPNQTEQQRTAGIQPTVDKAVADARVHLNNANGAVTKAVADLKKHMDNRAITFSDIPVAGDEKFTPGDGRTLDWKKTPLDDPSRTTLAGANGGSGGSGGAGSSGGSGGDVSGVIGSGGTSPGGTVPAPKEKLVEWIKEALTIIRSGKIDGFLSRKGLLEKVKDLDPNDPKDVERIWTIIFHESGGNPNAQNNWDINARNGVPSQGLMQTIPPTFAAWSPEGHKVIKDPVDNIIAGVLYTYGRYGSLGGHPGIASIERGGGYKPY, encoded by the coding sequence ATGACCGACAGGGACGGCGACAGGCAACCGCTGACCGACCGGGACGGTGACAGGCAACCGCTGACCCCTGTCGTCCCGGGCAGCTCGGAACTGCTCGACATCGCCATGAAGGTCAACGGCAACCGGGAATCGATCAAGGCGATCGCCACCCGGTGGCGGGCCACGGCGGGCAAGGTGAGCGAGCACACCATCACGCTCATCCGCACGGTGAACGGGGTGGACCGGGCCTGGCAGGGCGCTTCGGCGGAGGCGTTCGACAACCACATGCGCAAGTACGGCAAGGCCGGTGACGCGATGCACCTCGCGCTGGCCGACTGCGCGGGCGCCCTCGACACCGCCGCCGACGCCCTCGGCACCGCCGAGACCGAGGTGAACGGCATCGTCAACAAGCTCGTGACCGACTGGAACACCTACTGCACCAACAATCCCAACCAGACGGAGCAGCAACGCACCGCCGGGATCCAGCCGACGGTCGACAAGGCCGTCGCCGATGCCCGGGTCCATCTCAACAACGCCAACGGCGCCGTCACCAAGGCGGTGGCCGACCTGAAGAAGCACATGGACAACCGGGCGATCACCTTCTCCGACATCCCGGTGGCCGGTGACGAGAAGTTCACGCCGGGGGACGGCCGCACCCTCGACTGGAAGAAAACCCCGCTGGACGACCCGAGCCGGACGACGCTCGCCGGCGCGAACGGCGGCTCGGGCGGGAGCGGCGGCGCTGGCAGCTCCGGCGGCTCCGGCGGGGACGTGTCCGGCGTGATCGGCTCCGGCGGCACGTCGCCGGGCGGGACCGTCCCCGCGCCGAAGGAGAAGCTCGTGGAGTGGATCAAGGAGGCGCTCACGATCATCAGGTCGGGAAAGATCGACGGCTTCCTGTCCAGGAAGGGTCTCCTGGAGAAGGTCAAGGACCTGGATCCCAACGACCCGAAGGACGTCGAGCGGATCTGGACGATCATCTTCCACGAGTCCGGCGGCAACCCCAACGCGCAGAACAACTGGGACATCAACGCCAGGAACGGCGTCCCGTCCCAGGGCCTGATGCAGACGATCCCGCCCACGTTCGCCGCCTGGAGCCCCGAGGGCCACAAGGTGATCAAGGACCCTGTCGACAACATCATCGCCGGAGTCCTGTACACCTACGGCCGTTACGGATCTCTCGGCGGGCATCCCGGCATCGCCTCCATCGAGCGCGGCGGCGGCTACAAGCCCTACTGA
- the eccCa gene encoding type VII secretion protein EccCa — MSIVIVRRPERRPPPKPPRGEILLESPPEIPEVQSQGFTAVLTYLPMVAGGAAMGLMFTAGGNSNPIMYVASGLFAISMMGMTLGQIGRQSGERKQRLNGLRRDYFRYLSQVRKKVRRAATQQREALEWSGPAPDSLWWVAMGQRLWERRPRDDDFGTVRLGTGVQKLAVQLIPPDSKPVEDLDALSAGALRRFVRAHSTVAELPVAVALHSFARINLTGDPVAVRELVRAMIAQMTVFHSPDDMRIMVCASKEWMTQWDWVKWLPHALHPEETDAAGQVRLMAENLGELDRLLGPELKERARFRPGASSDALPYHVLIIDGGHVPHDSQLGTDAIQGVTVIDLSGSAGPIEEKNTLRLDIQEDGFFMVKIDHAGKETSTRLGDPDRLDFLRVEGLARQLAPLRVSTAKGGETQDVLSMNTSLTDLLGVGDPTRLDAALAWRPRAGRNRLRVPIGLGVDGRLVELDIKESAQGGMGPHGLVIGATGSGKSELLRTLVLGLAITHSSEILNFVLVDFKGGATFLGLDTLSHVSAVITNLEDELPLVDRMYDALHGEMVRRQELLRAAGNYASLRDYERAREQGVDLKPMPTLFVVIDEFSELLSAKPEFIELFVMIGRLGRSLGVHLLLASQRLEEGRLRGLDTHLSYRVGLRTFSAMESRVVLGVADAYELPSAPGNGYLKFDTTGMTRFKAAYVSGSYQVDPRNAAVPDGQGPLRQVVEYGPDFAPVPVVEEPKKELTSADAPPERGSVSLLDIVVERLNGQGPPAHRIWLPPLGEPPTLAHLLPPLSATPEFGLSTTGWGGRGQLHAVVGLIDKPFEQRSDPFWLDMSGAAGHVGVAGGTQSGKSTVLRTLITSMALMHTPREVQFYCLDFGGGSLVSLEGLPHVGGVASRLDGDRVRRTVAEISALLEQRERDFTEQGIDSILTYRRQVADGTIEGDKFGDVFLVIDGWLTVRQDFESLEPVITDLAGRGLGYGIHVVASTNKWSEFRAGIRDLFGTRVELKLGDAYESEVNRKSALAVPEGVPGRGLTREGLHFLSALPRIDGVQKAEDLSVGVRALVHAVRDAWQGPPAPGVRLLPPVLPAETLPDPEQTGPGRIPIGIDEATLSPVMIDFDTDPHFIVVGDTESGKSNLLRLITEGLVARRTPYEARMIVIDYRRALLDSAVTEHRIGYAASSAAATGLINDVRAALLNRLPPADLTPEQLRTRSWWQGADLYIVVDDYDLVATSANPLLPLADLLPQARDIGLHLIMSRAMGGVGRAMYDPLIQRMKDMASPAVILSGNKDEGFLFGNVRPHPLPPGRGYYVDRKFGARLTQTAYLPPDEPQEPDEPQEPQPDEPREPEGEAQ; from the coding sequence GTGAGCATCGTCATCGTACGGCGCCCGGAGCGCCGGCCACCGCCCAAGCCGCCGCGGGGCGAGATCCTGCTCGAGTCTCCGCCGGAGATCCCCGAGGTCCAGTCCCAGGGGTTCACCGCGGTGCTCACCTATCTGCCGATGGTCGCCGGCGGCGCCGCGATGGGCCTGATGTTCACCGCCGGCGGCAACTCCAACCCGATCATGTACGTGGCGAGCGGCCTGTTCGCCATATCCATGATGGGCATGACGCTGGGCCAGATCGGCCGCCAGTCCGGTGAGCGCAAGCAGCGGCTCAACGGCCTGCGCCGCGACTACTTCCGCTATCTCTCCCAGGTCCGCAAGAAGGTGCGGCGGGCGGCCACGCAGCAGCGCGAGGCCCTCGAATGGAGCGGCCCCGCCCCCGACTCGCTGTGGTGGGTGGCGATGGGCCAGCGCCTGTGGGAGCGGCGGCCCCGCGACGACGACTTCGGCACGGTACGGCTCGGCACGGGTGTGCAGAAGCTCGCCGTCCAGCTGATCCCGCCCGACTCCAAGCCGGTCGAGGATCTGGACGCCCTGTCGGCCGGCGCGCTGCGCAGATTCGTCCGGGCGCACTCGACGGTCGCCGAACTGCCGGTGGCCGTGGCCCTGCACTCCTTCGCCCGGATCAACCTGACCGGCGACCCGGTCGCCGTGCGCGAGCTCGTGCGGGCGATGATCGCCCAGATGACCGTGTTCCACTCCCCCGACGACATGCGGATCATGGTGTGCGCGAGCAAGGAGTGGATGACCCAGTGGGACTGGGTCAAGTGGCTGCCCCACGCGCTGCACCCGGAGGAGACCGACGCCGCCGGCCAGGTGCGGCTGATGGCGGAGAACCTCGGCGAGCTCGACCGGCTGCTCGGCCCGGAGCTGAAGGAGCGCGCGCGGTTCAGGCCCGGCGCCTCCTCCGACGCCCTGCCGTACCACGTGCTGATCATCGACGGCGGCCACGTGCCGCACGACTCCCAGCTCGGCACCGACGCCATCCAGGGCGTCACCGTGATCGACCTGTCCGGGTCGGCGGGACCGATCGAGGAGAAGAACACCCTCCGGCTGGACATCCAGGAGGACGGCTTCTTCATGGTGAAGATCGACCACGCCGGCAAGGAGACCTCGACCCGCCTCGGCGACCCCGACCGGCTGGACTTCCTGCGGGTCGAGGGGCTGGCCCGCCAGCTCGCCCCGCTGCGCGTGTCGACCGCCAAGGGCGGGGAGACGCAGGACGTGCTCTCGATGAACACCTCCCTGACCGACCTGCTCGGCGTCGGCGACCCGACCCGCCTCGACGCGGCGCTGGCGTGGCGGCCCAGGGCCGGGCGCAACCGGCTGCGGGTGCCGATCGGCCTCGGCGTGGACGGGCGCCTGGTCGAACTCGACATCAAGGAGTCGGCGCAGGGCGGCATGGGGCCGCACGGCCTGGTCATCGGCGCCACCGGGTCGGGCAAGAGCGAGCTGCTGCGGACCCTGGTGCTCGGTCTGGCGATCACCCACTCGTCGGAGATCCTGAACTTCGTCCTGGTCGACTTCAAGGGTGGCGCCACCTTCCTGGGCCTCGACACCCTCTCCCACGTCTCGGCGGTCATCACCAACCTCGAAGACGAGCTGCCCCTCGTCGACCGCATGTACGACGCCCTGCACGGGGAGATGGTCCGCCGCCAGGAGCTGCTGCGCGCCGCCGGCAACTACGCCTCCCTGCGCGACTACGAGCGCGCCCGCGAGCAGGGCGTCGACCTCAAGCCGATGCCCACGCTGTTCGTCGTGATCGACGAGTTCAGCGAGCTGCTGTCGGCCAAACCCGAGTTCATCGAGCTGTTCGTGATGATCGGCCGGCTCGGCCGATCCCTCGGCGTCCACCTCCTGCTGGCCTCCCAGCGGCTGGAGGAGGGACGGCTGCGCGGTCTGGACACCCACCTGTCCTACCGGGTCGGCCTGCGCACCTTCTCGGCGATGGAGAGCCGGGTCGTGCTCGGCGTCGCCGACGCCTACGAGCTGCCCTCCGCCCCCGGCAACGGCTATCTCAAGTTCGACACCACCGGGATGACCCGGTTCAAGGCCGCCTACGTGTCCGGGTCCTACCAGGTGGACCCCCGTAACGCGGCGGTGCCGGACGGGCAGGGTCCGCTGCGGCAGGTGGTGGAGTACGGCCCGGACTTCGCCCCGGTCCCCGTCGTGGAGGAGCCCAAGAAGGAGCTGACGTCGGCGGACGCGCCTCCGGAGAGGGGCTCGGTCAGTCTGCTCGACATCGTGGTGGAGAGGCTGAACGGCCAGGGACCGCCCGCACACCGGATCTGGCTGCCCCCGCTGGGCGAGCCCCCGACCCTCGCCCACCTGCTCCCGCCGCTGTCGGCCACGCCGGAGTTCGGGCTCAGCACGACCGGGTGGGGCGGCCGGGGCCAGCTCCACGCCGTCGTGGGCCTCATCGACAAGCCGTTCGAGCAGCGCAGCGACCCGTTCTGGCTGGACATGTCGGGGGCGGCCGGCCACGTCGGCGTCGCCGGGGGCACGCAGAGCGGCAAGAGCACGGTGCTGCGCACGCTGATCACCAGCATGGCGCTCATGCACACCCCGCGCGAGGTGCAGTTCTACTGCCTGGACTTCGGCGGCGGCTCGCTCGTCTCGCTGGAGGGGCTGCCCCACGTGGGCGGGGTCGCCAGCCGTCTCGACGGCGACCGCGTCCGCCGCACGGTCGCCGAGATCTCCGCCCTCCTCGAACAGCGGGAACGCGACTTCACCGAGCAGGGGATCGACTCGATCCTCACCTACCGGCGCCAGGTCGCCGACGGGACGATCGAGGGAGACAAGTTCGGTGACGTCTTCCTGGTGATCGACGGCTGGCTGACCGTCCGGCAGGACTTCGAGTCGCTCGAACCCGTCATCACCGACCTGGCCGGCCGTGGCCTCGGTTACGGCATCCACGTCGTCGCCTCCACCAACAAGTGGTCGGAGTTCCGGGCGGGCATCCGGGACCTGTTCGGCACCCGGGTGGAGCTCAAGCTCGGTGACGCCTACGAGTCCGAGGTCAACCGCAAGTCGGCGCTGGCCGTGCCCGAGGGGGTCCCGGGCCGCGGGCTCACCAGGGAGGGGCTGCACTTCCTGTCCGCGCTCCCCAGGATCGACGGCGTCCAGAAGGCCGAGGACCTGTCCGTCGGCGTGCGGGCGCTCGTCCACGCGGTCAGGGATGCCTGGCAGGGTCCCCCCGCCCCCGGCGTGCGGCTGCTGCCGCCGGTGCTGCCGGCCGAGACGCTGCCCGACCCGGAGCAGACGGGGCCGGGCCGGATCCCGATCGGCATCGACGAGGCCACCCTGTCGCCCGTCATGATCGACTTCGACACCGACCCGCACTTCATCGTGGTGGGCGACACCGAGAGCGGGAAGTCCAACCTGCTCCGCCTGATCACCGAGGGCCTGGTCGCCCGGCGCACGCCGTACGAGGCCAGGATGATCGTGATCGACTACCGGCGGGCGCTGCTGGACTCCGCCGTCACCGAGCACCGCATCGGCTACGCCGCCTCCAGCGCGGCGGCGACGGGGCTGATCAACGACGTGCGCGCCGCGCTGCTCAACCGGCTGCCCCCGGCCGACCTCACCCCCGAGCAGCTCCGGACGAGAAGCTGGTGGCAGGGGGCGGACCTGTACATCGTCGTCGACGACTACGACCTGGTCGCGACCTCGGCGAACCCGCTGCTGCCGCTGGCGGACCTGCTGCCGCAGGCCCGTGACATCGGGCTGCACCTGATCATGTCGCGGGCGATGGGCGGCGTCGGCCGGGCGATGTACGACCCGCTCATCCAGCGGATGAAGGACATGGCCAGCCCCGCGGTGATCCTGTCCGGCAACAAGGACGAGGGCTTCCTGTTCGGCAACGTGCGGCCGCATCCGCTCCCGCCGGGCCGGGGCTACTACGTCGACAGGAAGTTCGGTGCCAGGCTCACGCAGACCGCGTACCTGCCGCCGGACGAGCCGCAGGAACCGGATGAGCCGCAGGAGCCGCAGCCGGATGAGCCGCGGGAGCCGGAAGGGGAGGCGCAGTAA